One window from the genome of Sphingomicrobium arenosum encodes:
- a CDS encoding serine hydrolase domain-containing protein, producing MLSILSAALISSAPIEPTPIDRAIEAIAPQRVVVGDEPPLRDIYEMMAELNVPAVSIALFDDNEIIAARSFGWADPAGRVPAHLDTRFQAASLSKSVAAYGVMALAEAGEVDLDQPVNARLEGWQLDEGEYAPATLRTLLSHRAGTSVPGFEGYADAAAMPDTLGVLKGEGNSPVVRIDKTPGDYSYSGGGYTVAQLLVEEAERQSFEDVMARMVLMPLGMDHSSFDMPPRGPRSTLALAHDENGRPIADGYHLYPETAAASLWTTPSDMARFLITMNRSLAGETGAPVSPEGARMLIAPPAEGANYALGFGIEGEGDALRFSHTGSNAGYKALMVSYPERGEGVVIMTNGDRGWTLFDALARAVGLEMGWPGYEQERLVRAEATPETLGAVAGGYKLGERIFRFSVDGDGLLLTDPEGETAPGILIEEDRLYLPESDQLVDIVRGEDGTVTGLSAGSTVLPKQ from the coding sequence ATGCTGTCCATCCTGTCCGCCGCGCTGATCTCCAGCGCGCCGATCGAGCCGACCCCCATCGACCGCGCCATCGAGGCGATCGCCCCACAGCGCGTGGTCGTCGGTGACGAGCCGCCGCTGCGGGACATCTACGAGATGATGGCCGAGCTCAACGTGCCCGCCGTCTCCATCGCGCTCTTCGACGACAATGAGATCATCGCCGCACGCAGCTTCGGCTGGGCCGACCCGGCGGGCCGGGTGCCGGCACATCTCGACACGCGCTTCCAGGCCGCCAGCCTGTCCAAGTCGGTGGCCGCTTATGGCGTGATGGCGCTGGCCGAGGCCGGCGAGGTCGATCTCGACCAGCCGGTCAATGCGCGGCTCGAAGGATGGCAGCTCGACGAAGGCGAATATGCGCCCGCCACCTTGCGCACGTTGTTGTCGCATCGCGCGGGGACCAGCGTGCCGGGCTTCGAAGGCTATGCCGACGCGGCCGCCATGCCCGATACGCTCGGCGTGCTGAAAGGCGAGGGCAACAGCCCCGTGGTGCGCATCGACAAGACGCCGGGCGACTATAGCTATTCGGGCGGCGGCTATACCGTCGCGCAGCTGCTGGTCGAGGAAGCGGAACGCCAGTCCTTCGAGGACGTGATGGCGCGGATGGTTTTGATGCCGCTCGGCATGGACCATTCGAGCTTCGACATGCCGCCGCGCGGGCCTCGCTCGACGCTGGCGCTCGCGCATGACGAAAATGGGCGGCCGATCGCCGATGGCTACCATCTCTATCCCGAGACGGCGGCGGCGAGCCTGTGGACGACGCCGAGCGACATGGCACGCTTTCTCATCACGATGAACCGTTCGCTGGCGGGCGAGACGGGCGCACCGGTAAGCCCCGAAGGCGCGCGCATGCTCATCGCGCCGCCCGCCGAGGGCGCGAATTACGCGCTCGGCTTCGGCATCGAGGGCGAGGGCGATGCGCTGCGCTTTTCGCATACGGGCTCGAACGCAGGCTACAAGGCGCTGATGGTCTCCTATCCCGAGCGCGGCGAAGGGGTCGTCATCATGACCAACGGCGATCGCGGCTGGACGTTGTTCGATGCGCTTGCCCGTGCGGTCGGCCTGGAGATGGGCTGGCCGGGCTACGAGCAGGAACGGCTGGTGCGCGCCGAAGCGACCCCCGAAACGCTCGGCGCGGTGGCGGGCGGTTACAAGCTGGGCGAGCGCATTTTCCGCTTCAGCGTGGATGGCGACGGCCTCCTGTTGACCGATCCCGAGGGCGAGACCGCGCCGGGGATCCTGATCGAGGAAGACCGGCTCTATTTGCCCGAAAGCGACCAGCTGGTCGACATCGTGCGCGGCGAGGACGGGACCGTCACCGGCCTGTCGGCGGGGAGCACCGTGCTGCCCAAGCAATAG
- a CDS encoding ABC transporter ATP-binding protein — MSTAPAIRIDRLSKTYAGGKRALDDVSFEVPQGQIFGLLGPNGAGKSTLINILAGLVTKTSGTAEIWGFDIDADHRSAKRSIGIVPQEILFDPFFTPAEALEIQAGLYGIPKAERRTAELLEAVALTDKADAYARTLSGGMKRRLLVAKAMVHSPPILVLDEPTAGVDIDLRQQLWDYVRELHARGVTVVLTTHYLEEAEELCDRIAIINHGKLVTNEPTRELLARAQEKQVVVTFDRAVAGLPADDRFEKIERIGETEVAISYSKDKVNAGEVLRLLAREGYDIVDVRTREPDLEDVFLSLTRGSAA, encoded by the coding sequence ATGAGCACTGCCCCCGCGATCCGCATCGACCGCCTGTCCAAGACCTATGCCGGCGGCAAACGTGCGCTCGACGATGTCAGCTTCGAAGTGCCGCAGGGCCAGATCTTCGGGCTGCTGGGCCCGAATGGCGCGGGCAAGTCGACGCTCATCAACATTCTCGCGGGGCTCGTCACCAAGACGAGCGGGACCGCCGAAATCTGGGGCTTCGACATCGACGCCGACCATCGCAGCGCCAAGCGCTCGATCGGGATCGTGCCGCAGGAAATCCTGTTCGACCCCTTTTTCACCCCCGCCGAGGCGCTCGAAATCCAGGCCGGCCTCTACGGCATTCCCAAGGCCGAGCGTCGCACCGCCGAATTGCTCGAGGCGGTGGCGCTGACCGACAAGGCCGATGCCTATGCGCGCACTTTGTCGGGCGGCATGAAACGCCGCCTGCTGGTCGCCAAGGCCATGGTCCATTCGCCCCCCATCCTCGTCCTCGACGAACCCACGGCGGGCGTCGACATCGACCTTCGCCAGCAGCTGTGGGACTATGTCCGAGAGCTCCACGCACGGGGCGTGACGGTGGTGCTGACCACCCATTATCTCGAGGAAGCCGAGGAACTGTGCGACCGCATCGCCATCATCAATCACGGCAAGCTCGTCACCAACGAGCCGACCCGCGAGCTCCTCGCCCGGGCACAGGAAAAGCAGGTCGTCGTCACCTTCGACCGCGCGGTGGCAGGGTTGCCCGCCGACGATCGCTTCGAGAAGATCGAGCGGATCGGCGAGACCGAGGTCGCCATCTCCTATTCGAAGGACAAGGTGAATGCGGGCGAGGTGCTGCGCCTTCTCGCCCGTGAGGGCTATGACATCGTCGATGTACGCACCCGCGAACCTGACCTCGAGGATGTGTTCCTCAGCCTGACGAGAGGCAGCGCTGCATGA
- the nadB gene encoding L-aspartate oxidase — protein MSHQEFDILVIGTGAAGLTAALNLAERFKVGVLAKGKLGGGATEWAQGGIAAVLEDEDSFENHIRDTMIAGAGLNDREVVEMVVQRAPAAIEKLAKLGVPFNLDTDGDWHLTREGGHSHRRIVHVHDATGWAVAQALEKAAVSNANITLLPNRVAIDFVQGRHGTEYSTSGAVHGVYALNRESGDVETLTARATVLATGGAGRAYQFSTAPRGATGDGIAMAWRSGCRVSNMEFMQFHPTCLYNLEVKNFLITEAVRGEGGYLLHPQTGERFMANYDERLELAPRDIVARAIDAEIKRDGLDYVHLDISHRGEAFVKEHFPTIYDKLIGLGIDITKQPIPVVPAQHYTCGGVVVDMDGRTDAPGLYAAGEVTQSGLHGANRLASNSLLECFVFGDAAAEHIKAHWDALPQPIAVRAWDESRVTDSDEEVVIQQVWGEIRRFMWNFVGIVRTTKRLERAKARIDLLRQEVDDYYKNFRVTPDLIELRSLVEVADLIVRCALARHESRGLHYTLDYPETAEVAKDTVLAP, from the coding sequence ATGAGCCATCAAGAGTTCGACATCCTCGTCATCGGTACCGGCGCGGCAGGGCTGACTGCCGCCCTCAATCTCGCCGAGCGGTTCAAGGTCGGGGTGCTCGCCAAGGGCAAGCTCGGCGGGGGGGCGACCGAATGGGCGCAGGGCGGGATCGCCGCCGTGCTCGAGGACGAAGACAGTTTCGAGAACCATATCCGCGACACGATGATCGCGGGGGCGGGGCTGAACGACCGCGAGGTCGTCGAGATGGTCGTCCAGCGCGCGCCGGCGGCAATCGAGAAACTCGCCAAGCTGGGCGTTCCCTTCAATCTCGACACCGACGGCGACTGGCACCTGACGCGCGAGGGCGGGCACAGCCATCGCCGCATCGTCCACGTCCATGACGCCACCGGCTGGGCGGTCGCACAGGCGCTCGAGAAGGCGGCGGTGAGCAACGCCAACATCACGTTGCTACCGAACCGCGTGGCGATCGACTTCGTCCAAGGTCGCCACGGTACCGAATATTCCACCAGCGGCGCGGTCCACGGCGTCTATGCACTCAATCGCGAGAGCGGCGATGTCGAAACGCTGACCGCGCGCGCCACCGTGCTGGCGACCGGCGGGGCGGGGCGGGCCTATCAATTCTCGACCGCGCCGCGCGGCGCCACCGGCGACGGCATCGCCATGGCGTGGCGTAGCGGTTGCCGCGTGTCGAACATGGAATTCATGCAATTCCACCCGACCTGCCTTTATAATCTCGAGGTGAAGAACTTCCTCATCACCGAGGCGGTGCGCGGCGAGGGCGGTTACCTGCTCCACCCGCAGACGGGCGAGCGCTTCATGGCCAATTACGACGAGCGGCTCGAACTGGCGCCACGCGACATCGTCGCCCGCGCCATCGACGCCGAGATCAAGCGCGACGGCCTCGACTATGTCCATCTCGACATCTCGCACCGCGGCGAGGCGTTCGTGAAGGAGCATTTCCCGACCATCTACGACAAGCTGATCGGGCTCGGCATCGACATCACGAAGCAGCCCATCCCCGTCGTGCCCGCCCAGCATTACACCTGCGGCGGGGTCGTCGTGGACATGGACGGGCGCACCGACGCCCCCGGCCTCTATGCAGCGGGCGAGGTCACCCAGTCGGGGCTCCACGGCGCCAATCGCCTCGCCAGCAACAGCCTCCTCGAATGCTTCGTCTTCGGCGATGCCGCGGCCGAACATATCAAGGCGCATTGGGACGCGCTGCCCCAGCCCATCGCCGTGCGCGCCTGGGACGAAAGCCGTGTTACCGACAGCGACGAGGAAGTCGTCATCCAGCAGGTTTGGGGCGAAATCCGCCGCTTCATGTGGAATTTCGTCGGCATCGTGCGCACCACCAAGCGGCTCGAACGCGCCAAGGCCCGTATCGACCTGCTGCGGCAGGAGGTCGACGATTATTACAAGAATTTCCGCGTGACTCCGGATCTCATCGAATTGCGCAGCCTCGTCGAGGTCGCCGATTTGATCGTGCGCTGCGCGCTGGCCCGCCACGAAAGCCGCGGGCTCCACTACACGCTCGATTATCCTGAAACGGCCGAGGTCGCGAAGGATACGGTGCTGGCGCCATGA
- a CDS encoding Crp/Fnr family transcriptional regulator, which produces MKLQCDTCPVRDSAACASLSIEERDELARIGSHRHLKRGEVLFHAGDEADVCATLNIGLLKISHLDAEGNERILSLVHPAGFVGEMFAPVENHDVVALTDSRLCLFDRREYEKAIERFPALARALLRRSAADLFEARAQIALDAKKGAGAKIANLLRSLARAASGSPCHSAGEFDLPLTRGEMAGLLGLTIETVSRQLTKMEKSDIIARTGTRGIRITDPARLADLAE; this is translated from the coding sequence ATGAAGCTGCAATGCGACACCTGCCCCGTGCGTGACAGCGCCGCTTGCGCCTCGCTCTCCATCGAGGAGCGCGACGAGTTGGCGCGGATCGGGTCGCATCGTCATTTGAAGCGCGGCGAGGTGCTGTTTCATGCGGGCGACGAAGCCGATGTCTGCGCGACCTTGAACATCGGGCTCCTGAAGATTTCGCACCTCGATGCCGAGGGCAACGAGCGCATCTTGAGCCTTGTCCACCCGGCGGGCTTCGTCGGCGAGATGTTCGCGCCGGTCGAAAATCACGACGTTGTCGCGCTGACCGACAGCCGCCTGTGCCTGTTCGACCGGCGCGAATATGAAAAGGCGATCGAGCGTTTCCCCGCGCTCGCCCGCGCGCTGCTGCGGCGCTCGGCCGCCGATTTGTTCGAGGCGCGCGCGCAGATCGCATTGGATGCCAAGAAGGGCGCGGGCGCGAAGATCGCCAACCTGCTGCGCTCGCTCGCCCGCGCGGCGAGTGGCTCGCCCTGTCACTCGGCGGGCGAATTCGACCTGCCGCTGACCCGCGGCGAGATGGCGGGCCTCTTGGGCCTCACCATCGAGACCGTCTCGCGCCAACTCACGAAAATGGAAAAGAGCGACATCATCGCCCGCACGGGCACGCGCGGGATCCGTATCACGGACCCCGCGCGGCTCGCGGACCTGGCCGAATAG
- a CDS encoding cation:proton antiporter, which produces MSLPSMILAAGAAQDAPPVDFTTLGLVIFVATLVAIATRRIGLPYSVGLVIAGFGIALTPIGVDLELTPTLVFELLLPPLLFEAAIQIPWKNLRKELPLLLSLVTVGVVAAAALVAAGMHYLVGWGWLGAMFFGVLIAATDPVSVIATFKENKVDHRLHLLVESESLLNDGVAAVLFALLLGVAAVGSFEALSVGGAAWDLVRIAGGGIVIGLVVSGGLLLVAGRTEDKLVEISLTVLAAYGSFLAAEHFGMSGVLACVAAGIMVGNVGWLGSISDEGRGAVLSFWDYAAFLANSFVFILIGDGEASPTLLAAIPIAAIAVVLQLAGRAVAIYPVTYAWTRSKLAIPWRYKHILFWGGLRGALSLALALSIPESVPERAAIISAAFLVVAFSIFVQGITMPPLLRNLDLVRGEDEGDHCERTDDEGAKENWGA; this is translated from the coding sequence ATGAGCCTGCCTTCGATGATCCTCGCCGCCGGGGCCGCGCAAGACGCGCCGCCGGTCGATTTCACCACGCTGGGGTTGGTGATCTTCGTCGCCACGCTGGTGGCGATCGCGACGCGGCGCATCGGGCTGCCCTATTCGGTCGGGCTGGTGATCGCGGGCTTCGGCATTGCACTGACGCCTATCGGGGTCGATCTCGAACTGACCCCGACGCTGGTGTTCGAGCTTCTGCTGCCGCCGCTCCTGTTCGAAGCGGCGATCCAGATCCCGTGGAAGAATTTGCGCAAGGAACTGCCGCTGCTCCTGAGCCTCGTTACCGTCGGCGTCGTGGCCGCAGCCGCGCTGGTCGCGGCTGGGATGCATTATCTGGTCGGCTGGGGCTGGCTCGGCGCGATGTTCTTCGGCGTCCTCATCGCCGCGACCGACCCGGTCAGCGTCATTGCCACCTTCAAGGAAAACAAGGTCGACCACCGGCTCCATCTGCTAGTCGAGAGCGAGAGCCTGCTCAATGACGGCGTCGCCGCTGTGCTGTTCGCGCTGCTGCTCGGCGTGGCGGCGGTGGGCAGCTTTGAAGCGCTGTCGGTGGGCGGTGCGGCTTGGGACCTTGTCCGCATCGCAGGCGGCGGCATCGTCATCGGGCTCGTCGTGTCGGGTGGGCTGTTGTTGGTCGCGGGGCGGACCGAGGACAAGCTCGTCGAAATCTCGCTGACCGTGCTCGCGGCCTATGGCAGCTTCCTCGCGGCCGAACATTTCGGCATGTCGGGCGTACTCGCCTGTGTCGCTGCTGGCATCATGGTCGGCAATGTCGGCTGGCTCGGCTCGATCAGCGACGAAGGGCGCGGCGCGGTCCTCAGTTTCTGGGACTATGCCGCCTTCCTCGCCAACAGCTTCGTGTTCATCCTCATCGGCGATGGCGAGGCCTCGCCGACCCTGCTGGCCGCCATTCCCATTGCCGCCATCGCAGTCGTCCTCCAACTCGCCGGACGCGCGGTGGCGATCTACCCGGTCACCTATGCATGGACCAGATCGAAACTCGCGATCCCGTGGCGCTACAAGCACATTCTCTTCTGGGGCGGGCTCCGCGGCGCCCTGAGCCTCGCGCTGGCGCTGTCGATCCCCGAAAGCGTGCCCGAGCGCGCGGCGATCATCTCGGCAGCCTTCCTCGTCGTCGCTTTCTCGATCTTCGTGCAAGGGATCACCATGCCGCCGCTGCTGCGCAACCTCGATCTCGTCCGTGGGGAAGACGAAGGCGACCATTGCGAGCGGACTGATGATGAAGGCGCGAAGGAGAATTGGGGCGCTTAA
- the polA gene encoding DNA polymerase I has product MAKQPHLYLVDGSSYIFRAYHVLPPITNKAGTPAGAVYGYTAMLWKLADGLNKEDGPSHLAVIFDASGKTHRDELFEEYKANRPPAPEDLVPQFPLTREATRAFSIPCIEEEGLEADDIIACYARAAADEGWRVTIVSSDKDLMQLIETRDNGADIDMLDTMKDKRIRREDVIEKFGVPPEKVGDLLAMMGDKVDNVPGVPGVGPKTAAQLLEQYGDLQTILDSLDEITKPALKRNLTEHRDAALLSRELVELVCDRPLPQTLESLKLDGIPAEPLRAFLEEQGFKRLLDRMGGGSKSEAERGKAGETGMASADPGPAAPPEPEKISVDRSKYETVTERSDLERWILAARHVGHVAVDTETDCLDCVTGNLVGISLAVGPDVACYIPLDHGGTDLLGERPEQLGKAAVLAALKPLLEDEAVLKVGHNLKYDLAMFSREGIAMAPYDDTLVMSFNLDAGRSLAGHGMDTLAKQHFEHQCIAFKDVCGTGKKQISFAEVPLDKATEYAAEDADIALRLWQRLKPRMAPERAATVYQRVDRPMPAVLSRMELRGIKVDRAALASLSKQFAEDMAALEAEIYAAAGEEFTIGSPQQLGNILFEKLGAKGGRKGKSGNYSTDQSELERLAGEGFEVATKVLEWRQLSKLKSTYTDALQEQINAKTGRVHTSYSLAGAQTGRLSSNDPNLQNIPIRTPIGAKIRDCFVAEEGHSLLSADYSQIELRLAAHMADVPQLKDAFQQGQDIHDRTATELFGEVTKETRGKAKTVNFAILYGISAFGLSNRLDISREEAKAIIDTYFQRFPGIQNYIARTIAEVKETGFTTTLFGRKTHFPNINSKMQNVRSGAERAAVNAPIQGTSADLIKRAMARMDAALADAGLDDVKMLLQVHDELLFEVPKGKEEAAAAVIRPVMEQAAAPMLSIDVPLEVEIGWGDNWGMAH; this is encoded by the coding sequence ATGGCCAAACAGCCCCATCTCTATCTCGTCGACGGCTCGAGCTATATCTTTCGCGCCTATCACGTTCTGCCGCCGATCACGAACAAGGCGGGCACCCCCGCCGGCGCGGTTTATGGCTATACCGCGATGCTGTGGAAGCTCGCCGATGGGTTGAACAAGGAAGACGGGCCGAGCCATCTCGCGGTGATCTTCGATGCCTCGGGCAAGACCCACCGCGACGAATTGTTCGAGGAATATAAGGCCAACCGCCCGCCCGCGCCCGAGGACCTCGTCCCGCAATTTCCGCTGACGCGGGAAGCGACCCGCGCCTTTTCCATCCCCTGCATCGAGGAAGAGGGGCTGGAGGCCGACGACATCATCGCCTGCTATGCCCGCGCCGCCGCCGACGAGGGCTGGCGCGTCACCATCGTGTCGTCCGACAAGGATCTGATGCAGCTGATCGAGACGCGCGATAATGGCGCGGACATCGATATGCTCGACACGATGAAGGACAAGCGCATCCGCCGCGAGGACGTCATCGAGAAATTCGGCGTGCCGCCCGAGAAGGTCGGCGATCTCCTCGCCATGATGGGCGACAAGGTCGACAATGTGCCCGGCGTCCCCGGCGTCGGCCCCAAGACCGCCGCGCAATTGCTCGAGCAATATGGCGATCTCCAGACGATCCTCGATAGCCTCGACGAGATCACCAAGCCGGCTCTGAAGCGCAATCTCACCGAACATCGCGACGCCGCGCTGCTGTCGCGCGAATTGGTCGAGCTCGTTTGCGACCGCCCGCTGCCGCAGACGCTGGAGAGCCTGAAGCTCGACGGCATCCCCGCCGAGCCCTTGCGCGCCTTCCTCGAGGAACAGGGCTTCAAGCGGTTGCTCGACCGCATGGGCGGCGGGTCGAAGAGCGAGGCCGAGCGCGGTAAGGCGGGCGAGACCGGCATGGCGAGCGCCGACCCCGGCCCCGCCGCGCCCCCCGAGCCCGAAAAGATCAGCGTCGACCGCTCGAAGTATGAGACCGTCACCGAGCGAAGCGACCTCGAGCGCTGGATTCTCGCCGCGCGCCACGTCGGTCATGTCGCTGTAGATACCGAGACCGACTGCCTCGACTGCGTCACCGGCAATCTCGTCGGCATCAGCCTTGCGGTCGGCCCCGACGTCGCCTGCTACATCCCTCTGGATCATGGCGGCACCGACCTGCTCGGCGAGCGCCCCGAACAGCTCGGCAAGGCCGCAGTGCTGGCCGCGCTGAAGCCGCTGCTAGAGGACGAGGCGGTGCTCAAGGTCGGCCACAACCTCAAATATGACCTCGCCATGTTCAGCCGCGAGGGCATTGCGATGGCGCCCTATGACGACACGCTCGTCATGAGCTTCAACTTGGATGCCGGGCGCAGCCTCGCGGGGCACGGTATGGACACGCTGGCCAAGCAGCATTTCGAGCATCAGTGCATCGCCTTCAAGGACGTGTGCGGGACCGGCAAGAAGCAGATCAGCTTTGCCGAGGTGCCGCTGGACAAGGCGACCGAATATGCCGCCGAGGACGCCGATATCGCGCTGCGCCTGTGGCAGCGCCTCAAACCTCGGATGGCGCCCGAACGCGCCGCCACCGTCTACCAACGCGTCGATCGCCCGATGCCCGCCGTCCTGTCGCGGATGGAACTGCGCGGCATCAAGGTCGACCGCGCCGCGCTGGCCAGCCTGTCGAAACAGTTCGCCGAGGACATGGCCGCGCTGGAAGCCGAAATCTACGCCGCCGCCGGCGAGGAATTCACCATCGGATCGCCCCAGCAGCTCGGCAACATCCTGTTCGAGAAGTTGGGCGCCAAGGGCGGGCGCAAGGGCAAGTCGGGCAATTATTCGACCGACCAGAGCGAACTCGAACGGCTCGCGGGCGAGGGCTTCGAGGTCGCCACCAAGGTGCTCGAATGGCGGCAGCTGTCGAAATTGAAATCGACCTATACCGACGCGCTGCAGGAACAGATCAACGCCAAGACGGGCCGCGTCCACACGAGCTACAGCCTCGCGGGCGCCCAGACCGGGCGCCTGTCGTCGAACGACCCCAACCTCCAGAACATCCCTATTCGCACCCCCATCGGCGCCAAGATCCGCGACTGCTTCGTCGCCGAGGAGGGCCACAGCCTCTTGAGCGCCGACTATAGCCAGATCGAGCTCCGCCTCGCCGCGCATATGGCCGACGTGCCCCAGCTGAAGGACGCCTTCCAGCAGGGACAGGACATTCACGATCGCACCGCGACCGAATTGTTCGGCGAGGTGACGAAGGAAACCCGCGGAAAAGCGAAGACCGTCAACTTCGCCATCCTCTACGGAATTTCCGCCTTCGGCCTGTCGAACCGTCTCGACATCTCGCGCGAGGAAGCCAAGGCGATCATCGACACCTATTTCCAGCGCTTCCCCGGCATCCAGAACTATATCGCGCGCACCATCGCCGAGGTGAAGGAAACGGGTTTCACCACCACGCTGTTCGGTCGCAAGACGCATTTTCCGAACATCAATTCGAAGATGCAGAACGTGCGATCGGGCGCCGAACGCGCCGCCGTCAACGCCCCCATCCAGGGAACCAGCGCCGATCTCATCAAACGGGCGATGGCACGGATGGACGCAGCGCTGGCCGACGCCGGTCTCGATGACGTGAAGATGCTCCTCCAGGTGCATGACGAACTCCTCTTCGAAGTCCCCAAGGGCAAGGAAGAGGCCGCCGCGGCGGTGATCCGCCCGGTAATGGAGCAGGCCGCCGCGCCCATGCTGTCGATCGACGTGCCGCTCGAGGTCGAGATCGGCTGGGGCGACAATTGGGGCATGGCACATTGA
- a CDS encoding lipopolysaccharide biosynthesis protein, whose product MSTPKADGGKGDLAALARGGRINFIGFLLRLLGRIPFLFIAGRFYGAEALGRFAFALIVVEFAAQLSTLGLKRGLAQQLSKSPEEAHNNVAWDALMVAFAGSLVAMAILFIFPWMMFPGSEVRGLERLLPITVLALAWTEIALAACNYRHDVKVTVRSRAIVEPWILSIVAAVWISISTDDGLIIAYVFSMVGAFVTAMHAFIRAYGLPLNWSPHIRELGRMALQNLPVAAADATEWMTRRLDLIVLGFFFSPTIYGIYYAAQALASLPGRLKTSFEPIMGPVISQNIEAGNMTAVGQQVRQVGFWIIAAQAGIGLALGIPAMAVLNLVGEEFGSGYIILAVLLAAEVIAAMAAVSDAALIYLARHRNMIIGFIMLGIEAATGAAAILILRSLGYPPEIQAAGAAAGLAIAFGFAAVAKAWLLSGIVNTSVSGWRWPLVWAAVATVPLGLMIGRLPDWAQLTMGAPTILLIFGIVVWRWGFGPEDRELFKMRKGEASSAELPAPGSTGDTPS is encoded by the coding sequence GTGAGCACCCCCAAGGCCGATGGCGGCAAGGGCGACCTCGCCGCGTTGGCGCGTGGCGGCCGCATCAATTTCATCGGCTTCCTCTTGCGCCTGTTGGGCCGCATCCCCTTCCTCTTCATCGCCGGGCGCTTCTATGGCGCCGAGGCGCTGGGGCGCTTCGCCTTCGCGCTGATCGTCGTCGAATTCGCCGCCCAGCTGTCGACTCTGGGCCTCAAGCGCGGGCTCGCCCAGCAGCTCAGCAAGTCGCCCGAGGAAGCGCATAACAATGTCGCTTGGGATGCGCTTATGGTGGCCTTCGCGGGCTCGCTGGTCGCCATGGCGATCCTCTTCATCTTCCCCTGGATGATGTTTCCGGGCAGCGAGGTGCGCGGGCTGGAACGCCTTCTTCCCATCACGGTCCTCGCGCTCGCCTGGACCGAGATCGCGCTTGCCGCCTGCAACTATCGCCACGACGTCAAGGTCACGGTGCGTAGCCGCGCCATCGTCGAGCCATGGATCCTGTCGATCGTCGCGGCGGTCTGGATTTCCATCTCGACCGACGACGGCCTCATCATCGCTTATGTGTTCTCGATGGTCGGGGCGTTCGTGACCGCCATGCATGCGTTCATCAGGGCGTACGGTCTACCGCTGAACTGGTCGCCGCATATCCGCGAACTTGGCCGCATGGCGCTGCAGAACCTGCCCGTCGCCGCCGCCGATGCGACCGAATGGATGACCCGCCGCCTCGATCTCATCGTGCTCGGCTTCTTCTTCTCGCCGACCATCTACGGCATCTATTATGCCGCGCAGGCGCTGGCCTCGCTGCCGGGCCGCCTCAAGACCAGCTTCGAGCCGATCATGGGCCCTGTGATCAGCCAGAATATCGAGGCGGGCAACATGACCGCCGTCGGCCAGCAGGTGCGCCAGGTCGGCTTCTGGATCATCGCCGCGCAGGCCGGCATCGGCCTTGCGCTCGGCATCCCCGCCATGGCCGTCCTCAACCTCGTCGGCGAGGAATTCGGCTCGGGCTATATCATCCTCGCCGTCCTGCTCGCCGCCGAGGTCATCGCCGCGATGGCCGCGGTCAGCGACGCCGCGCTCATCTATCTGGCGCGCCATCGCAACATGATCATCGGCTTCATCATGCTGGGGATCGAGGCGGCGACCGGCGCGGCCGCCATCCTCATCCTGCGCTCCTTGGGCTATCCACCCGAAATACAGGCCGCGGGTGCTGCCGCCGGGCTCGCCATCGCCTTCGGCTTTGCTGCAGTCGCCAAAGCTTGGCTCCTCTCGGGCATCGTCAACACCAGCGTGTCGGGCTGGCGCTGGCCGCTCGTCTGGGCGGCGGTGGCCACTGTCCCGCTCGGTCTCATGATCGGCCGCCTGCCCGACTGGGCGCAGCTCACCATGGGCGCGCCGACCATTCTCCTCATCTTCGGCATCGTCGTCTGGCGCTGGGGCTTCGGGCCGGAGGATCGCGAGCTGTTCAAGATGAGAAAGGGCGAAGCGAGCAGCGCCGAATTGCCCGCGCCCGGTTCGACGGGCGATACGCCGAGCTAG